The sequence below is a genomic window from Felis catus isolate Fca126 chromosome A2, F.catus_Fca126_mat1.0, whole genome shotgun sequence.
CACTACCGCTTGTCTCTGTTGATGTGGCCATCAGGCGCGGTTGCGGTCTTCTCCCCCAAACCCTTCCCGCGCGAGCGTCTGGCTGGCTGTTCCCAGGGGGCAGgccctgcctggggtgggggtcccGGTCAGCCCATGGTTTCCTTAGCCCCGCACGTATATGGTGATGGAGTACTGCGTGTGCGGCATGCAGGAGATGCTGGACAGCGTGCCCGAGAAGCGCTTCCCCGTGTGCCAGGCCCACGGGTGAGTGCTTGCCGCGGGGGCCCGTGGCTCCCCCCTCCCGTGGGGTCACCCACACTCGGGCCCGTCCCGCGTTCAGACGAGTTTTTCTGATCACCAGCGAGATGAACGCTCCAGTGTGTTTTAAAGCCCAGCTTCGGGGGCCCAGTTTGCAGCCTGCCCGGCCCAGCGGCTGTGTCTGCCGACCCTGGTGGGCTTGCTGCCTGAGACTCTGGGACCTCCTGGTCCTTGAAAGGCCGAGGACAGTGACCCGAACTGCCACGGGTCAGCTGGCCCTCCTGGGGAGTCACACCTCTCCAGCCCTGCTGCCGGCCTGTGTCGTGAGGGAACGGGAAGCTGGCAGAGTGAGCCTGGGTCCCCGGCCCCAAAGGGCCCCTTTAGGGCCATGTGGTCACGTCCAGGCAGAGTGATTGTGGGGACACAGCACGGCCCTCGGGCCGATGGGGAGTGCAGAGAAGGGCTGCCTGGAGTGGGGCGGCAGCGGGGGGCCAGGGAGCCCTCCTTGCCTTCCCCAGGTGGGACCAGGAATGGCTCAGATTGGTCAGCGTCCCTCTGGTTCCCTGCTGGGCCACCCGTCCCGTCCTTTCTGTTTGCGCGGCCCCGATGTCTCTGGTGCCGCGGGGTCACTCCCGGGGCCGAGGGGGACCCGGGGGGCAGGATCGAGGTTCCTGGTGGGGCAGGTCACAGAAGTCATGTCCCCCCAGGTACTTCTGCCAGCTGGTGGACGGCCTGGAGTACCTGCACAGCCAGGGCATTGTGCACAAGGACATCAAGCCAGGCAACCTGCTGCTCACCACGGGCGGCACCCTCAAGATCTCCGACCTGGGTGTGGCCGAGGTTGGTGCGCCTCCCTTAGCGCcccggggggcgggagggggcgctCCCGCGGGGGCTGCTCCCTGAGGTCCACCTGGCGATGCTGCAGGCCCTGCACCCCTTTGCCGAGGACGACACGTGCCGGACGAGCCAGGGCTCCCCAGCGTTCCAGCCCCCTGAGATCGCCAACGGCCTGGACACCTTCTCTGGCTTTAAGGTGGACATCTGGTCGGCTGGGGTTACTCTGTAAGTGCCCGTGGGCCTCGGTCCCCCTGCTTCACCCCCGCCAGGGGCCCCTCCTGTGCCCACCAAGGAACCAGGCCTGTTTGGGCTTCAGGCCTCTAGAACCGCCCCTCCTAGCGTGTCCCCCAGACACCGTTCCCGGGCTGTGCCGGGTGGCCAGAGTGCCAGAGAAACCGTGGTGCCGAGATGAGAAGCCCCCTGTGGGTAGGAGCAGAGGGGGCCGCTCCCCGCCTTGTGGGGTCCTCGGGATTAGCCGTGTGGGGGTGCACACGGCCCGGCCTTCCTCCTCGGTCGTGAGGGCTCGTACTGGTACGTTTGCCCCGGTTCACACCCCAGGGCCACTGCTGTTGTCTCGAAGCAAGTGTTTCTGTCCTGACTCTACGCCGTCACCCCGGAGGAGTCTCAGACCGTGTCCCCCAGTTCTGCTCGTCCGTCCCTCGGGGCACATCCCCGAGCACTTCTGCGTGAGCAGCGGTCAGCGTGGTGCCTGCCGCAGAGGGCAGGCCCTGACTTTCCAGaaccttccctcctgcctcttgCAGGGCGGCTGCCGGCCGACATGGGTGTTTCATTtcgttttatttttgttttttaagtatttatctgtttttgagggagtgagagcagagggacagagggagagagagagagagagagagggaaagagcgagtcccaagcaggccccgcacggtcagtgcaaagcctgacacggcGCTCAGTCCcccgaaccgtgagaccacgacctgagccaaaatcaggagtgggacctttaaacgactgagccccccgggctcCCCTGTTTCgttttattttgttgagagaTCACTCCTGCGCTGTCAGAGCCACCCTTTTAAGGGGTCCAGTGCAGTGGTTTCTGGTTTTCAGAGTGGTGctgccgccaccaccaccacctattCCAGAGCATTCCCGTCACCCAGTGTGAGGCCCTACAGGTGAGGGTGGTTTAAGGCTCCTGTGCCAGGCTGGTCCCAGGCTGGGGCTGCAGGAGAGGCCCCAACTGACCgggcctctctccttccccttggGGGCGAAGCTATAACATCACGACAGGCCTGTACCCATTCGAGGGGGACAACATCTACAAGTTGTTTGAGAACATCGGGAAGGGAGACTACACGATCCCGGGTGACTGCGGCCCCCCGCTCTCGGACTTGCTGAGAGGTGAGGCCCTCGGGACGGCACCTGTGGGGCTGGAGGTGTCGGGAACGGGCTGCCAGCGGGTGTTGGGGGTCCTGGGGGTTTTCTACAGACCACTGGCCTCTGGAGAGCTGGGTTTCATCTCTGCAGCCCCACGCCCCACGTGCCcggcctgtcccccaccccacccaaggaATGGGCCCAGTTAGTGGAGAGTGGCTGGCAGGAtcagctctggaggctgaggctgaggctgaggctgggaggggcaTTGCTGACTTCCTTGGGCCCTACTGCCTGCTTGGGGCCTTGGTTCCAACCCTCTTCTGGCTCCCTAGCCCCCCCCGGCTGGTTTCTTCCTGCTGCGTGTCCCAGGCTGTGCAGCAGGGGGCGCTGTGCATCCGCCGCAGGGCCCTGGCCAGGGTGGcacctcccctctgccctgcaaGGGGCGGGGCTGCCACAGCTGGCCTCCTGGGGTTCCTGGATGTTTGTTTTCAGGGCCCGGTGGGTGATACTCTGGCTCATCCAGAGCACCCCCTCAGGTGTGAGTGGTACCTAAGAGTTGTCACCGAGATAGCGCCTTGGGGTCTGTCTCTGCCTGTAGTCCTTAGGCGTGTAACTGACTACCCTCGGCTCGCGTTGGATGTTCAGTTTCTAGACCTCCTGTGACTTCAGTTGAAGGAGTAGATTCACGTTACTTCACGTGCTCTTGAGAGTTTCCCGATAACTGAGGCAGGCCGGCGCTTATGTTTACGTTAAGATGAAACgaggctggggctgaggctggggctgcAGCGGCCGAACTCCAAGCGCTGGGCAGCCTGTGCGGCGCCCCCCTCCCTCTGGGGCCCTGCCTGGACAGCCACCCCAGGACCCGCGAAGGCGAAGGCGGCTGAGCACGCAGCCCAGGGTGTTCCGGGAACGGGGGAAGCAGCTCTGCCCTGTTCCCGGTACGCACTGTGGCCCAGCCCGCCTGCTGCTCAGACCTggccttcttcccccaccccatcccccgcccccagtTCTCCCTGGAAGCTCCTGGGCACTCTGGAGGAGGGTTGTGATGTCCACCCTCCTTGTCCTCGAGTGCGCCCAGAGCATGGCCCTCtcacctcccctcaccccccacgaGGGCTTTCTTTTCCACCGAAGGTCATTTCAGACACGGCTGAGGTGGCAGACGGCGCACTTTCTCTTGACAGGCAGCGGCTGGTTGGCGGTTTCTCTAAAGGAAGCTTCCTTTGCTTGGTCCGTTACTGCCCTTACTTTTATCAGCGCTTGAAACAGCCCCCATCGGGGAGCTTAGGTAGATGGCAGAGGGCATCAGTAGTCCGGTCCCTCACCTCCAAGGCATTTGCCCTAAGGCCGAGGTGGCCCCGGGCTCATGGTCTGCAGATGCCCCTGCACTGCAGCCAGGCCTGGAGAGTACCATCCGGGCCCTGAGGCCTGGGGTCCGACCAGGTCTCCAGATCGAATCGCTGTGCGGTTTGGAGAACAAAGTTGTCCTCCGGGTGTGTGACGTGCCGAGTTCTCAGAGCTGTTCCTCTCCCGCCCCCACCATGTGGAAGCTGCGGGCTCTGGGGTGGGACCTGCCCCCCAGCGCCAGACCCTTGGGCGAACACCCACAGCGCGTCGCCCTCTTGGCCTCCGTTCTCTCCGGCTGCCGTCTCGGGGACCGTCCGTCTGGTCCTGGCTAGCAATGCTGACCGCTAGCGTCCCCTGCCTTTTGCCGGCCGGGGGCCAGCAGAGAGTGGGCCTGCGTGCTTGACTTCCCTGAGCACACGGACAGGTTCTGCGTCGCTGCGGtgggcctgccctgccccccgGCGGCTCTGGTGTCCACCTTCCTGCCGGCAGCCTCGTGGGGCCCGGGGCTGTGCGCACCCAGTGTTCGCAGTTATGGACTCTGCGTGTTGGCCCCGTTGCCCAGGCCGGCCCTACTGGTGGAGGCCAGGCCTGTGGGGGGCTGGCCGGGGGGGAGTGCCCGGAGCACCGAGCTGGGGCTCCCTTCACACATGCCCGCACCCCTTCTCCTGGGGGTGTCCTCTGGGCACAGGCTGAcacgggctggggctggggccacgTCCCCAGCACTGACTCCCCACACCCTGCTGGTCTGTCAGGGATGCTGGAATACGAGCCAGCCAGGAGGTTCTCCATACAGCAGATCAGACAACACAGGTGAGTGTCCCGTGTGGGGCCGGccgtggtggtgggggtgggtctGGGGGCACGGGGGGTCCGCGTGGTGGGAGTGAGTCGGGGGTTGGGGTGCAGGCGCTGTGCAcggtgagagagagtgtggggtgCACGTGGTGGGAgtgagtggggggcggggttgGGTTATCTGGCTGCTCTCTCCCCCTGGCTTTTAGGCTGGGCCTGAGGTCGGGAGGTGCCCCGCGTTGAGGGCGGGGGAGCCCCTGCACTGTCCTGACCTGTGACTTCCACAGCTGGTTCCGGAAGAAGCACCCGCCATCAGAGGAGCCCGTGCCCATCCCGCCAAGCTCGGACTGCAAGGACCGCTGGCGAGGCATGACAGTGGTGCCCTACCTGGAGGATCTGCATGGCTGTGCGGACGACAACGGGGACGAGGACCTGTTCGATATCGAGGACGACATCATCTACACTCAGGACTTCACGGTGCCCGGTGAGTGCGGTCGCTTCGCGGCCtggcccaggggcccctgcccgCGGTAGCAGGGATCACATCCCCGGAGGGGACCCTCCTGTGTTCTGGGGAGTGCAGACCGCGTCCCGCCGGGCGGTGAGAGATGGGGGAAAGCCCCTCCGACGGCCCGAGAGGGTCCAGTGGCCCTCCTGGTGCCCGGCCGCCAGCCCTGATGCGTGTCGCCTTGCTTCCCCAGGTGGCGAGGAGGCGTCTGAGGCAGGGCTTAGAGAGGAGAGAGGCACGCAGAGGAGCCAGTGTTCAGACCTTTCTGGAGAGGAAGCTGAGGCCGGGGCCGTAGAGCAGCTCGGGGCGTAGCGTAGCGCTGCTCCCCCCTCCAGTGCCGTAGAGGCCAGGCCTCggcacccctgcccccctccttaAGCCTACGCAGCTGCccgagcgccccccccccccccgccagcccctccccaacccccttccACAGCGCTCACAGCTCTGTTGTGTCCTGGGGCCAGCCTGTCGGCTCCTGTCATAAAGGTTTGCCACGCTGTGCGTGCGGGGGTGATGCCGGTCTCCCTTTGTGCTGGCTCATTTGCCAGGAGTGAGGATTCTACTGTAGAAAGAATTGGCGTGTGGAGGTGGCCTGCGTGGTGGGTGGGCCCCTGGGAGACCCCACTGGGCAGTAACGCCGTGGGCCCAGCGCCGTTTTCCTGCCAGAGCCGGGGCGGGGATCATGGGTCCCACTCCTGTGGGGGGCGTGCTTGGGGTTTCTGTGACAGCCCGTCGTGGCCGGCCGCAGGGTCATCTCAGAGCCGGCGCCTGCTGGACCCTGAGTTTCTGTGGCTTTGGCTCAGCTGTTTCCCTACCGGGTCCTGGGCTCCGGGAGTCCCGGGAGGTGACGTGTACGGAGTCCTAGCTCTGGGAGCCCTGGCCTTCCGAGCTTCTGTTTCCCATGGAGAGTGAGAACAAGGCGTCCTGCCTCTCAGAGTCGCTGGGGTGTTGTGTCAGGAACTTGTGAGGGGCCCTCGCTGGCAGACAGTCTGCTGTCCCAGGAAGGCCGAGTGAGGACCCTGCCCAATCCCCAGAACCTCGCCAGACTATACTGACCGTGTATGTTGGCTCCCGTGTGCCCTTTGGCCCGTGTGAGAGGCCAGGGGCTGCCTTTGACGGGTAGGGGAGGGCGCACCCGAGGGCAGCTCTCCAGGCTTGGAGCCACATGCCTGGCCGGGCGATGTCGTCTGTGTCAGAAGTAGCACAGTCCTGCTCCAGGACCAGTGGGGTTTTCTCTGACCTCCTGTGGGTCAGCGGTGGGCTGTGCTGGGGCCAAGATCCCTCCTCGCTTCGGTCCCGGTGGGGTGCTTCCGCTCAGAGGTCTCAGCTGCTTGGTCTCGGTCTCCCCGGACCGTCCCCACTGTGGAGGTCTGCCGCCCACCCTGACAGCTGGGTGCCGGGCCTCGGGCTGGGGTGGAGTGGGTGCTTGCCAGCCGTGCCCCagtcccttgagggcagggagaCCGGGTCCTGTGCCGCCTCAGCCACAGCTGCTGTGCCGGTGGCTGGGCTCCAGGTGGTCTGTGCAGAGctgcccccgcacccccccccccacggccccTCCTCCATCAGAGGAGGGCTCCCGGCCCCCCCAAGGGCTTTCCTCAGCAGGAGCCTGTCAGCAGTGAGGGCCTCTGACCTAAGATGCCATGTTCCAGAAGCTGCTGTCAGGCAGTGGGACTGTTGGCCCAGAGGGGGCTCTGTGCTAGGGAAGAGGTCGGCTGGCGGCAGCCGTGGGCAGCTTTCCCCCTGTGTCGCAGGAGGGCGGACTGTGGGCAGCAGGCCGGTTCCCCATGTGCACTGAATGAGCCACTTGGGCCCTGGCAGGTTGGCCAGCTCCTAtgtgccttccccctcccccgcccccacaatTCAGGCGGGCAGCCCCAGGCCCATGGCTCCCCGGAGGCCAACAAGGGCTGGTGCCACCCAGTTGAGAGTAGGGACCGGCAGGCCCTGGGCCCTGATCTCTTCATCCCGTGCCCGGCACGGGGAGTCGAGGCTGGCGTTCGTGGGAGAGGTGCCTGTCGCACACCTGGCCTGAGCCCAGCCCCTCCCAAGCCCCGAGGGCCCAGCCTGCTGTGGCCTCTGCACGGGCGAACGGGCCGAGCCCAGGGCCCTGTGCCCCAGGTCCCCGGTCCCTTCCCCGTGTGCTGGGGTGGATGGTGAGCACTCAGCCCACCTGGTGCAGACACCCGGCTCAAACCTGAGCAGGCAGGTGAGCGTGGGCTGGGCCCCCCACCTCGGTGGGCTCCCTCTAGCCGGATGAGGGGCCCTGCGGGAGGGGCCGGGGCGGGACAGGCGGTGGAGGAGCCCGGCGGGGCAGAGGGGACCTAAGCCCAGGCAGGCGGAGACGTAGCCTGAGGGCTGGGGGGCCCTGGGGGTGTTGGTCTTGGGCCCCCATCAGCCCACACTCGCCTTCTCCCTCCTAGGACAGGTCCCAGAAGAGGAGGCTAGTCAGAACGGACAGAGCCGGGGCCCGCCCAAAGTCGTGTGCGTGAATGGCACGGAGTCGGCGCAGCTGAGCGCCAAGTCGAAGGTGGAGCGCCGGGCCAGCGCCGCCTCCAACCCCACCCGCAAGGCCTGCTCGGCCAGCAGCAAGATCCGCCGGCTGTCGGCCTGCAAGCAGCAGTGAGGGTCGCCGCCCGCAGGTAGGCCGCCTCGGGGACCTGGGGGGGATGGGACGCACCGAGGGCACCGGCCCACCACTGCTGACCGGGGCCGGTTCTGCCCTTCGCCGTTCTGTCGGTCTTCGTCCACCGCCACCAGCATCTGGGCCAGAGGTAGAGGAACTCACTTGCTCTAGGACCCTGGCCGGGggttcgggggtggggggtggcttgGGCAGCAGCTCCTGCGAGCAGGAGGCGGGCCCCTCACAGGAGCCGCCTGTCCTGCCAGCCCCGGGTGATGCTGGACTCAGCCCAGAGGTGTATGAGGCGCCGGGTGGCCGGGTGGGAGGTTGAGACGTCTTGGGTTTGGCTCGGGCTGTCATCCTGGTGGCCGCTCGGCCTCCTCCgcttcctcttcctgctcctgccTGCCCCAGTCCAAGAAGGTGTATGTGGAGGGGAATCAGGCCCCAGGGGTGCAGGAGAGCCCATCGTCTGCTCGGGGTGCAGGCGGGGTGCCCTCTCCCAGggtgctgcccccaccccccctcaagtGGCCCCGGAGTGCTTATCTGCCAGCATCAGAACCAGCCAGGCAGGCTGAAAACTGCTTCTTTGGGGAGGCCTGGCTCTCTCTGTGGAGGGTGGTGCTTAACCCCAGTGGGCAGGGAGTGAACTACAGGGTGGCCCTTCAGATCAGTGCGACCTTGCCTGGTCTCTCTGGACGCCTGACAGCTCCGTGTgaccaggcctcagtttcccccacccTGTCAGCGGGCCCCAGGGTGGGCCCTGCCTCCTGAGATACAGAATGTGTTTGCCGGCCCAGGAGTGACCCATCTGTTCCCGTCTGCAGCCCGTCTCATCCAGGTGCCACGGCCCAGGTCCTCAGTCTTCCCGCCGACTGCTGGCCCACGTCTGCTGCCCAGAAAGGCCACCACCACACCCTCCTTGCCGACTGCCCCTCAGGAATCCAGGGGTCCTGGAGGGCCATGGCTGGGGGACAGCAGGGACTGGGGACTGGCCTTCCCCTCATGGCCAGTGAACACGGCCTCTCATTGACTTTGCAGCCCTGTGCCGagccccctccccgggcctcgGGAGGAGGGAGAGCGCCGGCACGCGGGCCCCGCGGGAAGCCCCTGCCATGCACTTTACGTTCAGACTACTGGTCCTCGCCCCACCCCGACTTCTTTTTACTCTGCTCCACGTTAGCGCCTCCCACACCTAGTGATGTGTTCAGACAaaccacagccacagccacagccggAGCCAGTAGAAGAACAGGGCCGTCAACCAAGATGCATGCCCAGAGCCCAAGGGAGCCAGGCGGCTGCCTTGTctttgttgtttggttggttccttttcctttttctaagaaaaaataaagcaggtggATTTGAGCTGGTTGTGAAGGGTGTTTGGGAACTGTTGGGTGGTCCTCTCGTGGGCTTCACAGCCCGGGGGGCTGGCAGGTGGCCGGGTGGTGGGAACTGGGGCTCCCGAGGGGGTCTATCTTTGGCCACGCTGGACAGGAGTCCCCTCGGTGGTGACCGGTCTCCCCAAAGCTCCCCGGGGCCCTCGGCTCCCCAGTGCAGCAGCCGGGGGGCCTGATCGCAGGACCCTGTCTTTCCAAGTTCTCTGTGCCCCTGGGTCCCCAGAGAAAACCCGAACCAAAAGCAAGAGTgtgcagtaaatatttataatcaaccagaaaacaaacacaagaaactcCCATCACTGGATGGTACACAGACGGCACGAAGCTccgaggggaggggcggggtggggcgacTCAGCCGCAGGCGAGGGCTGCCCCATCTTTTGGCAATAAATAAAGCTTGGGAAACTTGAAACCTTGGCCGTTTGGGTTTTGTGTCTTAAAACATGACAGAGTTCTGGCTGCTCTTTGGACGGTGCACCTGCGGGGCGGGCGGGTGGCCCACTCACATGCTTTGGGTGGGCGTGGGAACTCGGCGGGATGGGGTGGCGGCGAGGCGTTGTTTATTGCTCGGAGGGGGCGCAGACTGCCGCGAGCACATGCCGCAGTGAGGTAAACAGCTTCAGGGGTTTGGCGGCTGCGGCCTCCACCCGACCTGCGCTGCAGCGCCGGCGCCGGCCGGCCCCCGATCTCCGGAGCCCCGGGCCCCAGAGGGCCCGCGCGTGCGCCCTGGGGAGGCCTTCAGCGCGTGCAGCCCAGACTCGCCTCGAGGCTCCACTGGTCCTGGTAGGGGCGCCCTGCGCATGCGCCGCCCCGCAccgcccgcccctgccccggggGAGCAGGTCCTGCGCCAGCGCCTCCCGGTGCTCTGTGCCCGAGACGCCACCACTCAGAGGCTGCCGTCTAGGGTGGAAGGCAGGTGGACGTTCTCCCCGGGAGCCCGAAGATGAGAGCCTGCCACGCCCCCTCCAGCCGAGCCAGGGCCCTGCAGCCTCGCGCTTTGGGAAGCCACAGGGCACCTGCTAAGTGCCCAACGGGGACCGTGTGCGCGTGCCCACCAGTGGCAGCTCGAGGGTGTCACGAGGACGCGAGCACGCGCACGTGGGGGCGTCCGGAAGTcctgcgcgcgtgcgcgcgctaGGCCC
It includes:
- the STK11 gene encoding serine/threonine-protein kinase STK11 isoform X3; translation: MDVADPQQLGMFTEGELMSVGMDTFIHRIDSTEVIYQPRRKRAKLIGKYLMGDLLGEGSYGKVKEVLDSETLCRRAVKILKKKKLRRIPNGEANVKKEIQLLRRLRHKNVIQLVDVLYNEEKQKMYMVMEYCVCGMQEMLDSVPEKRFPVCQAHGYFCQLVDGLEYLHSQGIVHKDIKPGNLLLTTGGTLKISDLGVAEALHPFAEDDTCRTSQGSPAFQPPEIANGLDTFSGFKVDIWSAGVTLYNITTGLYPFEGDNIYKLFENIGKGDYTIPGDCGPPLSDLLRGMLEYEPARRFSIQQIRQHSWFRKKHPPSEEPVPIPPSSDCKDRWRGMTVVPYLEDLHGCADDNGDEDLFDIEDDIIYTQDFTVPGPRRGG
- the STK11 gene encoding serine/threonine-protein kinase STK11 isoform X2; translation: MDVADPQQLGMFTEGELMSVGMDTFIHRIDSTEVIYQPRRKRAKLIGKYLMGDLLGEGSYGKVKEVLDSETLCRRAVKILKKKKLRRIPNGEANVKKEIQLLRRLRHKNVIQLVDVLYNEEKQKMYMVMEYCVCGMQEMLDSVPEKRFPVCQAHGYFCQLVDGLEYLHSQGIVHKDIKPGNLLLTTGGTLKISDLGVAEALHPFAEDDTCRTSQGSPAFQPPEIANGLDTFSGFKVDIWSAGVTLYNITTGLYPFEGDNIYKLFENIGKGDYTIPGDCGPPLSDLLRGMLEYEPARRFSIQQIRQHSWFRKKHPPSEEPVPIPPSSDCKDRWRGMTVVPYLEDLHGCADDNGDEDLFDIEDDIIYTQDFTVPGQVPEEEASQNGQSRGPPKVVCVNGTESAQLSAKSKVERRASAASNPTRKACSASSKIRRLSACKQQ
- the STK11 gene encoding serine/threonine-protein kinase STK11 isoform X1 codes for the protein MDVADPQQLGMFTEGELMSVGMDTFIHRIDSTEVIYQPRRKRAKLIGKYLMGDLLGEGSYGKVKEVLDSETLCRRAVKILKKKKLRRIPNGEANVKKEIQLLRRLRHKNVIQLVDVLYNEEKQKMYMVMEYCVCGMQEMLDSVPEKRFPVCQAHGYFCQLVDGLEYLHSQGIVHKDIKPGNLLLTTGGTLKISDLGVAEALHPFAEDDTCRTSQGSPAFQPPEIANGLDTFSGFKVDIWSAGVTLYNITTGLYPFEGDNIYKLFENIGKGDYTIPGDCGPPLSDLLRGMLEYEPARRFSIQQIRQHSWFRKKHPPSEEPVPIPPSSDCKDRWRGMTVVPYLEDLHGCADDNGDEDLFDIEDDIIYTQDFTVPGGEEASEAGLREERGQVPEEEASQNGQSRGPPKVVCVNGTESAQLSAKSKVERRASAASNPTRKACSASSKIRRLSACKQQ